One genomic segment of Hordeum vulgare subsp. vulgare chromosome 2H, MorexV3_pseudomolecules_assembly, whole genome shotgun sequence includes these proteins:
- the LOC123429285 gene encoding proline-rich protein 4-like: protein MAAPRALVLAVLLAVVFADAEAASVVVGLAKCADCTRKNIKAEEAFKGLQVAVKCKNVHGDYESKAVGALDSTGAFSVPLAADLHGADCVAQLHSAASNAPCPGQKPSKIVPVSEGTTFGIVAGDNVVMPSAASPECASMTLCGPIKKHIMEHFHHKKPVPPKPEPKPEPHPDNGPVPKPEPKPQPHPDYHPVPPTPTYGGGGGGGYHGHH, encoded by the exons ATGGCAGCTCCGAGAGCACTTGTCCTCGCCGTCCTCCTGGCGGTCGTCTTCGCCGACGCCGAGGCGGCATCCGTCGTCGTCGGCCTGGCCAAGTGCGCAGACTGCACCAGGAAGAACATCAAGGCCGAGGAAGCCTTCAAAG GTCTCCAGGTGGCAGTCAAGTGCAAGAACGTCCACGGCGACTACGAGAGCAAGGCAGTGGGCGCCCTTGACAGCACCGGCGCCTTCAGCGTACCCCTCGCCGCTGACCTTCATGGCGCCGACTGCGTCGCTCAGCTCCACAGCGCCGCCTCCAACGCGCCGTGCCCCGGCCAGAAGCCATCTAAGATCGTCCCGGTGTCCGAGGGCACCACCTTCGGCATCGTCGCCGGCGACAACGTTGTCATGCCGTCTGCAGCGTCGCCGGAGTGCGCGTCCATGACCCTGTGCGGGCCCATCAAGAAACACATCATGGAGCACTTCCACCACAAGAAGCCAGTGCCGCCGAAGCCGGAGCCCAAGCCCGAGCCACACCCGGACAACGGCCCCGTGCCCAAGCCCGAGCCCAAGCCGCAACCCCACCCGGACTACCACCCCGTCCCTCCCACGCCCACctacggcggtggcggtggcggcggatACCACGGACACCACTGA